A part of Pradoshia eiseniae genomic DNA contains:
- the modB gene encoding molybdate ABC transporter permease subunit, translating to MQIEFWAPIKLSIEIAAFSGMLAVILGILAARMMLRHADMKGRMLIETFFLLPIILPPTVIGFLLVILFGQNSPVGQLIFTLFDQSLIFTWAAAAIASMVVAFPLMYQSAKAGFGSVNPEIEDAARIDGGTEWKIFWKISIPLAGRSLLAGAILTFARALGEFGATLMFAGNIPGKTQTMPVAIYMAFESGKTELAWTWVGIMILMSIGMLGIIQLLQNKHSGD from the coding sequence ATGCAAATAGAATTTTGGGCACCTATCAAACTCTCTATTGAAATTGCAGCCTTTTCCGGAATGTTGGCTGTCATTCTTGGAATCCTTGCTGCAAGAATGATGCTAAGGCACGCTGATATGAAGGGGAGAATGCTGATAGAAACGTTTTTCCTACTGCCAATTATTTTGCCTCCAACGGTTATCGGTTTTTTGCTTGTTATTCTATTTGGTCAAAATAGCCCTGTAGGTCAGCTGATTTTTACGTTGTTCGACCAATCTCTTATCTTCACCTGGGCTGCAGCGGCGATTGCTTCAATGGTCGTTGCCTTCCCATTGATGTACCAAAGCGCGAAAGCAGGATTTGGTTCCGTAAATCCTGAGATAGAGGATGCGGCGAGGATAGATGGAGGGACAGAATGGAAGATTTTCTGGAAGATTAGCATTCCGCTTGCTGGAAGATCTCTGTTAGCTGGAGCTATCCTGACATTTGCGCGCGCTCTAGGGGAATTTGGAGCTACTCTTATGTTTGCAGGCAATATTCCAGGAAAAACTCAAACAATGCCGGTTGCTATTTATATGGCATTTGAATCAGGGAAAACAGAGCTGGCGTGGACTTGGGTTGGGATAATGATCCTTATGTCTATTGGCATGCTTGGAATTATCCAGCTGCTGCAAAATAAACATTCCGGTGATTAA
- a CDS encoding aminopeptidase codes for MNLDQRLDKYAELAVKVGVNIQKDQILYISSSIEVASFTRKLVRKAYEAGARHVYVDWSDEEVTRAKFELAPEDAFLEVPEWLVAHREYIIEKGGAIISVVSQSPDALKGIDTKRIANYQKATGTALSKFRQAMQADKFSWSVIAAAGQKWADKVFPDADNSLDMLWDAILKAVRVDSDDPVQTWKEHDYNLRTKADYLNEKKYKALHYRAPGTDLTIQLSDKHEWCGAGSINANGHSFMANMPTEEVFTVPLKEGVNGTVSSTKPLSYGGNVIDNFSLTFENGKAVSAKAEVGEEVLLGLLDTDEGARYLGEVALVPHRSPISDTNVLFYNTLFDENASNHLAIGSGYAFCLKGGKEMSQQELIENGVNESITHVDFMIGSAEMDIDGELADGTLEPIFRGGNWAF; via the coding sequence ATGAATTTAGATCAAAGATTAGATAAATATGCTGAATTAGCTGTAAAGGTCGGTGTCAATATTCAGAAAGACCAAATATTATATATATCATCTTCCATAGAGGTAGCTTCATTTACCCGCAAGCTTGTCCGGAAAGCCTATGAAGCAGGAGCACGTCATGTATATGTGGACTGGAGCGATGAAGAGGTGACGAGAGCTAAGTTTGAACTTGCTCCTGAAGATGCATTCCTTGAAGTGCCGGAATGGCTCGTCGCACATAGAGAATACATAATCGAAAAAGGCGGCGCAATCATTTCTGTTGTATCCCAAAGTCCGGATGCCTTAAAGGGTATAGACACGAAGCGGATTGCCAATTATCAAAAGGCGACTGGTACAGCGCTTAGTAAGTTCCGCCAAGCAATGCAAGCTGACAAATTCAGCTGGAGCGTGATCGCTGCTGCTGGTCAAAAATGGGCAGATAAAGTGTTCCCGGATGCAGACAACAGCTTGGATATGCTATGGGATGCCATTCTAAAAGCAGTTCGAGTGGATTCAGACGATCCTGTACAAACATGGAAAGAGCATGACTATAACTTACGTACAAAGGCAGATTACTTAAATGAGAAGAAATATAAAGCCCTGCATTATCGCGCACCGGGAACAGATTTAACGATCCAGCTGTCTGATAAGCATGAATGGTGCGGAGCAGGAAGCATCAATGCTAATGGTCATTCCTTCATGGCGAATATGCCGACCGAAGAAGTATTCACGGTTCCGCTGAAAGAAGGAGTTAATGGTACAGTTTCAAGCACGAAGCCGCTCAGCTATGGCGGCAATGTCATTGACAATTTCTCCTTGACCTTTGAAAACGGCAAGGCGGTAAGTGCGAAAGCAGAAGTAGGAGAAGAGGTTCTTCTTGGCCTTCTAGATACAGATGAAGGAGCAAGATACCTAGGAGAAGTGGCTCTTGTACCGCATCGTTCCCCTATCTCTGACACGAATGTGCTGTTTTATAATACTTTGTTTGACGAGAACGCTTCTAATCATTTAGCCATTGGTTCAGGCTATGCTTTCTGCTTAAAAGGCGGGAAGGAAATGTCACAGCAAGAGCTTATTGAAAATGGAGTTAATGAAAGCATTACCCATGTTGATTTCATGATTGGCTCTGCCGAAATGGATATTGATGGCGAACTTGCTGACGGAACACTTGAACCAATCTTCCGCGGCGGAAACTGGGCATTCTAA
- the modA gene encoding molybdate ABC transporter substrate-binding protein, with product MIKGRSGLYILVFLFLLLLAGCQSSKGETEKEKSELVISAAASLQKALTEIEADYEEENEDISLIFNYGGSGSLQHQIQNGAPVDLFISAAIEPFENLLDDGLIEEKAYSNLLGNELVLIAGGKTDLEGVENLDSVSKIAIGSPDSVPAGKYAKRSLEALGLWAMIEDKLIFTKDVTQVLTYVETGNVEAGLVYSTDAKSSSKVKVIDTLPNDTHEEIIYPAGVISSSKEKEKAKKFYAYLQSDRSLEIFKKYGFKGMK from the coding sequence ATGATAAAGGGAAGAAGTGGTCTGTATATATTGGTATTTCTCTTCCTCCTACTCCTTGCAGGCTGTCAGTCAAGTAAAGGGGAGACAGAGAAGGAGAAGAGCGAACTTGTCATAAGTGCAGCGGCAAGCCTTCAAAAAGCTCTCACTGAAATAGAGGCAGATTATGAAGAGGAGAATGAGGATATTTCCCTCATATTCAATTACGGAGGCTCCGGATCATTGCAGCATCAAATACAAAACGGTGCTCCAGTTGATTTGTTTATCTCTGCAGCCATTGAACCTTTCGAAAACCTTCTAGATGATGGGTTGATTGAAGAGAAGGCATACAGTAATCTCCTCGGCAATGAATTAGTGCTTATTGCAGGGGGAAAAACGGATTTAGAGGGAGTGGAGAATCTGGATTCTGTATCTAAGATTGCCATAGGCTCACCTGATTCCGTACCAGCAGGGAAATATGCCAAACGGTCTCTAGAGGCACTGGGCTTGTGGGCAATGATAGAAGATAAGCTCATCTTCACAAAAGATGTAACCCAAGTTCTTACATATGTTGAAACTGGAAATGTTGAGGCAGGCCTTGTCTATTCGACCGACGCCAAGAGCTCTAGTAAGGTAAAGGTTATAGACACCCTTCCAAATGATACACATGAAGAGATTATTTATCCTGCGGGAGTTATTTCCTCGAGCAAGGAGAAGGAAAAAGCCAAAAAGTTTTATGCCTATCTGCAATCAGATAGGTCACTTGAAATATTTAAAAAGTATGGTTTTAAGGGAATGAAGTAA
- a CDS encoding dicarboxylate/amino acid:cation symporter, producing MKLTIKIITGLITGILVGLGLNQFSPELFKIFDSYLFEPVGSLFINAITMLVVPIVLISITLGTAGLGDPKKLGRIGGKTMLYFLFTTAFAITIGIGLALLIKPGAGSQVNISAAEYTASQAPSVIDTLINIIPKNPIQAMAEGNMLQVIVMSIFFGLGISALGSKTKGIIDLLEQGQELMVYLVNMIMKAAPYATFALVATAVGSQGIAAIKSMGLYMIVVVLALFIHTVVVYGGAISLLGRSNPLDFFKKFFPAIAVGFSTSSSSAALPVAMETAQKALNVPKNISSFVQPLGATINMDGTGILQGVAVVFIAQTYGVDLTVPQLLTVILTAVLASVGTAGVPGAGLILLAMVLEQVGLPVEGIGLILGIDRLLDMTRTAVNITGDASCAVIIAQSEKKYEANEDEAPEMTEEMTA from the coding sequence ATGAAGCTAACAATAAAAATCATCACAGGATTAATTACGGGTATTTTGGTTGGTTTAGGTCTCAATCAATTTTCACCTGAACTATTTAAAATCTTTGATTCATATCTTTTTGAACCAGTTGGTTCCTTATTCATCAATGCTATCACGATGTTAGTGGTACCAATTGTCCTCATTTCCATCACTTTAGGAACAGCTGGTCTTGGCGATCCAAAAAAGCTAGGCCGTATTGGCGGAAAGACAATGCTATATTTCCTTTTCACAACTGCTTTTGCCATCACCATCGGTATTGGACTTGCCTTGTTAATCAAGCCGGGTGCCGGCTCTCAAGTAAATATCTCTGCTGCTGAATACACTGCTAGTCAAGCTCCCTCAGTAATAGATACTCTCATAAATATCATTCCGAAAAACCCTATTCAAGCCATGGCAGAAGGAAATATGCTTCAAGTAATTGTTATGTCTATTTTCTTTGGGCTTGGAATTTCTGCGCTTGGTTCAAAAACGAAGGGCATTATTGATTTATTGGAACAAGGACAAGAATTAATGGTTTACCTTGTCAACATGATCATGAAGGCGGCTCCTTATGCTACGTTTGCTCTTGTAGCAACAGCAGTCGGTAGCCAAGGGATTGCTGCGATTAAGAGCATGGGCCTTTACATGATTGTGGTTGTGTTAGCTCTCTTTATTCATACAGTTGTTGTATATGGCGGAGCGATTTCCCTGCTTGGACGAAGCAATCCACTAGATTTCTTTAAGAAGTTTTTCCCGGCAATTGCTGTGGGATTCAGTACGTCTTCAAGCAGTGCAGCTCTTCCAGTAGCAATGGAAACAGCTCAAAAAGCGCTTAACGTGCCAAAGAACATCAGCAGCTTTGTGCAGCCTCTTGGAGCAACGATTAATATGGACGGAACAGGAATTCTTCAAGGGGTTGCGGTTGTCTTTATTGCACAAACGTACGGCGTTGATTTGACGGTTCCTCAATTGTTGACAGTTATCCTGACAGCGGTTCTGGCCAGTGTTGGGACAGCGGGTGTACCAGGAGCCGGGTTGATTCTACTTGCTATGGTACTTGAACAGGTGGGCTTGCCGGTCGAGGGAATTGGCCTTATTCTTGGAATTGACCGCTTATTGGATATGACGCGTACGGCCGTAAATATTACAGGTGATGCTTCCTGTGCTGTCATTATTGCTCAATCTGAGAAGAAATATGAAGCAAATGAAGATGAAGCACCAGAGATGACGGAAGAGATGACTGCGTAA
- a CDS encoding winged helix-turn-helix transcriptional regulator, giving the protein MPEATDHGPKLHICSDFHKTIEFIGRKWMGIIIYSLLDGPKRYHELIGRIEGISDRVLTERLNELVKEELVKKSYLDGSLKKVQYELTPSGEALKDVMLSIRKWVEYKNELEKK; this is encoded by the coding sequence ATGCCAGAAGCCACAGATCATGGTCCAAAGCTACATATATGCAGTGATTTTCACAAGACAATAGAATTTATCGGCCGAAAATGGATGGGGATTATCATATACTCATTGCTGGATGGACCGAAAAGATATCATGAATTAATTGGACGGATTGAAGGAATCTCTGACAGGGTCCTGACAGAAAGATTGAATGAATTAGTGAAGGAGGAATTAGTGAAAAAGAGTTATTTAGATGGTTCTTTAAAGAAAGTCCAATATGAATTGACACCTAGTGGAGAAGCATTGAAGGATGTTATGTTATCTATACGAAAATGGGTTGAATATAAAAATGAGCTGGAAAAGAAGTAA
- a CDS encoding nitroreductase family protein has product MSQLEQIIKQRKSVRSYDPQFQIDKREILELLSIAANAPSSSNLQPWRFIVIQNKELQKEIRTLGFNQAQIEESSAIVAVIGDSEAYKNVEKIYSLNVEKGYMDQSIADRTIKQTLNAYPTMPKEGLKEIAAYDAGAIAMQFMLLAKDRGYDTITMGGFDKDAFAKRFDLPDNLFPITLIAIGKALAPAFNTSRLPIESLTTYFD; this is encoded by the coding sequence ATGTCACAATTAGAACAAATTATCAAACAGCGTAAGTCCGTTCGAAGCTATGATCCCCAATTTCAAATTGACAAGCGTGAAATTCTTGAATTATTAAGCATTGCAGCCAATGCACCATCATCAAGCAACCTGCAGCCATGGCGTTTTATCGTTATCCAAAACAAAGAGCTTCAAAAAGAGATCCGGACACTTGGCTTCAACCAGGCGCAAATCGAAGAGTCGTCGGCAATCGTTGCCGTTATAGGTGATAGCGAAGCTTACAAAAACGTAGAAAAAATCTATTCCCTTAATGTTGAAAAAGGCTATATGGACCAATCTATCGCTGATCGGACAATCAAACAAACATTGAATGCATATCCAACAATGCCGAAGGAAGGATTAAAGGAAATTGCCGCTTATGATGCCGGCGCAATTGCCATGCAATTCATGCTGCTCGCCAAAGATCGCGGCTACGATACAATCACGATGGGCGGCTTCGACAAAGATGCATTCGCCAAACGCTTTGACCTGCCAGACAATCTCTTCCCAATTACTTTAATTGCTATCGGTAAGGCTCTAGCACCTGCATTCAATACTTCACGCCTGCCAATCGAATCTTTAACAACCTACTTTGATTAA
- a CDS encoding hemolysin family protein gives MDIWNLVFIAILIALTAFFVASEFAIVKIRSSRIDQLMEEGNRRAIVAKSIITNLDEYLSACQLGITITALALGWIGEETFESLLAPLFALLSLPESVTTPLVVIIAFLLITFIHVVIGELAPKTIAIQKAEAISLLFSRPLMAFYKIMYPFIWLLNGSARLIVRMLGLQPASEHEIAHTEEELQIILSESYKSGEINQSEFKYVNNIFEFDNRVAKEIMAPRTEMVSLSKEDTIQAFIQLYHEEKFTRYPVIDGDKDHIIGLVNVKEVLTDVVVDDSISNSTIQDYIRPIIHVIDTIPIHDLLVRMQSERIHMAVLMDEYGGTSGLVTIEDIVEEIVGEIRDEFDNDEIPEVRKNSDGSYIVDSKVLLSEINDLLGTSLDDSDIDTIGGWVLTEKYEAKLGDMLEIDDYEVTIIDMEEHHIRYLEIRKKPMKVQPLPASSEPSEGENKLFTQPLSSSTAE, from the coding sequence TTGGACATATGGAATTTGGTTTTTATAGCCATTTTGATTGCGCTAACCGCATTTTTTGTTGCTTCAGAGTTTGCGATTGTTAAGATTCGCTCTTCTCGAATTGATCAGTTGATGGAAGAAGGCAACCGAAGAGCAATAGTTGCTAAAAGCATTATCACCAATCTGGATGAGTATTTATCTGCCTGTCAGCTAGGTATTACCATTACGGCTCTTGCTTTGGGATGGATTGGGGAGGAAACCTTTGAATCTCTTCTCGCTCCATTATTCGCACTGCTTTCATTGCCTGAATCTGTTACAACGCCACTCGTCGTCATTATTGCTTTTCTGCTGATTACTTTTATTCACGTGGTGATCGGTGAATTGGCTCCAAAGACGATTGCTATTCAAAAAGCGGAAGCAATCTCTCTTCTATTCTCAAGACCTCTTATGGCATTCTACAAAATTATGTATCCATTCATTTGGCTGCTTAATGGCTCTGCCCGTTTGATTGTCCGTATGCTTGGACTTCAGCCAGCTTCAGAGCATGAGATTGCCCACACGGAAGAGGAATTGCAGATTATACTTTCAGAAAGTTATAAGAGCGGCGAAATTAACCAATCTGAGTTTAAATATGTAAATAATATATTTGAATTTGATAACCGGGTTGCAAAAGAAATCATGGCTCCTCGTACCGAAATGGTTTCCTTATCTAAAGAGGATACCATTCAAGCGTTCATTCAATTGTACCATGAGGAGAAATTCACTCGTTATCCGGTCATTGACGGTGACAAGGACCATATCATCGGATTGGTAAACGTTAAAGAGGTACTAACCGATGTTGTCGTCGATGACAGTATTTCAAATTCAACTATACAAGATTATATAAGGCCGATTATCCATGTCATCGATACCATTCCAATCCATGATTTGCTTGTGAGAATGCAATCAGAACGGATTCATATGGCTGTTTTGATGGATGAATATGGTGGGACATCCGGATTGGTCACCATCGAAGATATCGTCGAAGAAATTGTTGGCGAGATTCGAGATGAATTTGATAATGATGAGATTCCTGAAGTACGCAAAAACTCTGACGGATCTTACATTGTTGACTCTAAGGTATTACTCAGCGAGATTAATGACTTGCTTGGCACTAGTCTTGATGATTCTGATATAGACACAATAGGCGGCTGGGTTCTGACAGAGAAATACGAAGCAAAGCTTGGCGATATGCTTGAGATTGACGATTACGAGGTAACCATTATCGATATGGAGGAACATCATATCCGTTATCTTGAAATCCGAAAAAAGCCAATGAAGGTTCAACCGCTTCCTGCATCGAGCGAGCCATCAGAAGGAGAAAACAAGCTGTTCACTCAACCGCTATCAAGCAGTACCGCCGAATAA
- a CDS encoding helix-turn-helix transcriptional regulator, with translation MTKDEIIRLISERMRLIRVEVDYTQDKMAEIIGISKKTLVQIEKERNEASWTTVVAVVSLFRETLTVQTLFGGDPLEVIETVSRESIDYRKEKMLGGKMWWKDLSSEKGYTLQQNMISQHYRILDDDQYRIFSSLEREVSEQKYKELVNRVG, from the coding sequence ATGACAAAGGATGAAATAATTCGTTTAATATCAGAGCGCATGAGACTTATCCGGGTTGAGGTTGATTATACACAAGATAAGATGGCGGAAATCATCGGCATTTCAAAGAAAACACTAGTGCAAATTGAAAAGGAGAGAAATGAGGCCAGCTGGACAACTGTTGTGGCTGTCGTCTCACTCTTTCGAGAGACATTGACGGTCCAAACATTATTTGGGGGCGACCCGCTTGAAGTAATAGAAACGGTATCGCGTGAGAGCATTGATTATCGGAAGGAAAAAATGCTCGGAGGGAAGATGTGGTGGAAGGACCTTTCCTCGGAGAAAGGTTATACACTTCAGCAAAACATGATCAGCCAGCATTATCGTATTTTAGATGATGATCAATATCGTATCTTCAGTTCCTTGGAGAGAGAGGTTTCGGAACAGAAGTATAAAGAACTGGTGAATCGCGTTGGGTAA
- the thiT gene encoding energy-coupled thiamine transporter ThiT produces the protein MMRNNRLLYLVEVAIFAAMAFIFDLLGNIMSFSLWAQGGSVSIAMVPVFLMALRWGVKGGVVTGLLLGLLQIVSGTAYILTPVQGILDYIVAFSAVGLSGLLFSLVQPNGNNRRTNILYVIGGILVGSSLRFLAHFIAGVVFFGAGAADGQSVIIFSLLYNLSYLLPSVIVSGGVIMLLFSSAPRLLLKKAAHY, from the coding sequence ATGATGAGAAATAACCGTTTGTTGTATTTGGTTGAGGTGGCTATTTTTGCGGCTATGGCATTTATTTTTGATTTGCTTGGAAACATCATGTCTTTTAGTTTATGGGCACAAGGAGGAAGCGTATCAATTGCCATGGTACCAGTCTTTTTGATGGCCTTGCGGTGGGGTGTAAAAGGCGGTGTTGTAACCGGGCTGTTATTGGGTCTATTGCAAATCGTATCAGGAACGGCCTATATTCTGACACCAGTTCAAGGAATTCTAGATTATATCGTGGCTTTTTCAGCGGTAGGTTTATCGGGGCTCCTTTTCAGTCTGGTCCAACCAAACGGAAACAATAGAAGAACCAATATTCTTTATGTAATAGGCGGGATTCTTGTAGGAAGCTCATTGCGTTTTCTTGCCCACTTTATCGCGGGAGTCGTCTTCTTTGGAGCGGGGGCTGCGGACGGGCAGTCTGTTATCATCTTCTCCCTCCTGTATAATCTGTCTTATTTGCTTCCGAGCGTAATTGTATCAGGCGGGGTTATTATGCTGCTCTTCTCTTCAGCACCAAGATTACTCTTGAAGAAGGCAGCTCATTATTGA
- a CDS encoding Lmo0850 family protein, protein MDIVSKFKIQGVKIEKTKSRNEIFSSVVCSELTFNELLQNSYSLKKQVEVKSH, encoded by the coding sequence ATGGATATCGTATCTAAGTTTAAGATACAGGGTGTTAAAATTGAGAAAACAAAATCCCGGAATGAAATTTTCTCTAGCGTAGTTTGTTCAGAGCTAACGTTTAACGAATTATTGCAGAATTCCTATTCCCTGAAGAAGCAAGTCGAGGTCAAGAGCCATTAA
- a CDS encoding universal stress protein, translated as MFNHIVVAFDGSDSSKKGLSLGMDLCKNKEDSLLSIVHVYDQSDDTQNYPAGANPFDGKVPLYVDQSQGQSMALPDQDVYEPYTADSRLAEIEKYVKGITDNSLISPHFIVLEGDRDDAILQYAEKEGADLIIVGNSSSSTLKRLFLGSLSQKIIKNASCPVMVAK; from the coding sequence ATGTTTAATCATATTGTCGTTGCATTTGATGGATCTGATTCAAGCAAGAAAGGCTTATCATTGGGTATGGATTTATGCAAGAATAAAGAGGATTCATTACTATCCATCGTCCATGTATATGACCAATCAGATGATACGCAGAACTATCCAGCAGGGGCCAATCCGTTCGATGGAAAAGTACCGTTATACGTAGACCAATCACAAGGCCAGTCGATGGCATTACCTGACCAAGATGTCTATGAGCCATATACGGCAGATTCACGGTTAGCAGAGATTGAAAAATATGTAAAGGGCATCACTGATAATAGCCTTATCAGCCCTCATTTTATTGTATTGGAAGGGGATAGAGATGATGCCATACTGCAATACGCCGAGAAAGAAGGAGCAGATCTTATTATTGTCGGTAATAGCAGCAGTTCAACATTAAAAAGATTATTTCTCGGAAGCCTTTCACAAAAAATTATCAAAAATGCAAGCTGCCCAGTAATGGTGGCTAAATAA
- a CDS encoding AI-2E family transporter — protein sequence MKSKLQFWTLEILLLLIIIYIGTKISFVFHPIGVFISTLFFPILISGFLFYLLNPMLKLLMKWKVPKIVGIIILYLALIGLITIGITKVVPVVTDQVTDIAKQTPETIDHVVAFIEDASKSNWFNYVVEQDFIKFEEIKDRLLEFTTNITSNITSGISAVVSFITSLTLIIITVPFILFYMLKDGNKLPGAIMKFLPSSFRKEGLVVIQETSQTLANYIQGQMIVCIFVGTACFIGFLLIDLPYALTLGLVIAVTNIIPYVGPFIGAAPAVLVGLFQSPLAAILVILIIVIVQQLDGNLISPLIIGKSLNIHPLTIILILLVAGSLAGILGMILAVPTYAVVKTITKNIVRLVKLYRARNAVITDDV from the coding sequence TTGAAATCTAAATTACAGTTCTGGACTTTGGAAATATTGCTGCTGTTGATCATTATTTACATAGGCACAAAAATTTCCTTCGTATTCCATCCTATTGGGGTTTTTATCTCAACATTGTTTTTCCCGATATTAATTTCGGGCTTCTTGTTTTACTTGCTAAATCCAATGCTGAAGCTGCTTATGAAATGGAAGGTTCCAAAAATAGTGGGAATCATCATTCTCTATTTAGCGCTTATTGGACTAATCACGATTGGAATCACAAAAGTTGTGCCAGTTGTAACCGACCAAGTCACGGATATTGCAAAACAAACACCGGAGACGATCGACCATGTTGTCGCATTTATAGAGGATGCATCGAAATCAAATTGGTTCAATTATGTTGTTGAACAGGATTTCATTAAATTTGAGGAAATAAAGGATCGATTGCTTGAGTTTACAACAAATATTACAAGCAATATCACATCCGGTATATCAGCGGTGGTTTCATTCATCACCAGTTTGACCTTAATCATTATTACGGTTCCGTTTATCCTCTTCTATATGTTGAAGGATGGCAATAAATTGCCTGGAGCTATAATGAAGTTTCTTCCTTCTTCATTCAGGAAGGAGGGGCTCGTTGTCATTCAAGAGACTTCTCAAACATTAGCAAATTACATACAAGGACAAATGATTGTATGTATTTTCGTTGGAACTGCTTGCTTTATCGGTTTCTTGCTGATCGATTTGCCGTATGCCTTAACACTGGGACTCGTAATTGCGGTCACGAATATCATTCCGTATGTCGGTCCGTTCATCGGTGCGGCTCCGGCGGTGCTTGTCGGCTTATTCCAATCACCTCTGGCAGCCATTCTGGTTATCTTAATCATTGTTATTGTTCAGCAGCTTGATGGAAATCTTATTTCACCATTGATTATCGGAAAGTCCTTAAATATTCATCCATTGACCATTATCCTCATTTTGCTTGTTGCCGGCTCATTAGCGGGTATTCTAGGGATGATCCTTGCAGTCCCTACGTATGCGGTTGTCAAGACAATCACGAAGAATATTGTCCGGCTCGTTAAGCTCTATCGGGCAAGGAATGCGGTCATTACGGATGATGTTTGA
- a CDS encoding cation diffusion facilitator family transporter, producing the protein MMEIRENAAKRVAWISVWSNVFLTLGKLVIGFLAASNALFADGVHSAADVFASVIVLLVIKISNKPADVEHPYGHGKAEVIVSGIIGILLFVVSLYIVYEGIAGFFHPVEAPSFIAFWVGLFSYIAKVCLFRYSMNVGKRMNSKAIEAIAYDHQADIVASLAAAIGVLISYLGDRFDIVFLLYGDKVASIFVAYLIFKISKEMMTEAFHILIERNVNQDLMDQFKEVVYQFPDVKRIDRIRAREHGHYLIMDIRLSIDQDKTIKQGHDLSHEIKDALKGKFEQIEEVMIHLNPYFSE; encoded by the coding sequence ATGATGGAAATCAGAGAAAATGCAGCCAAGCGGGTGGCTTGGATTAGTGTTTGGAGTAATGTCTTTCTCACACTTGGAAAACTGGTCATAGGTTTTTTGGCTGCCAGTAATGCGTTATTTGCGGATGGTGTCCATTCTGCAGCCGATGTGTTTGCATCTGTCATTGTATTATTAGTCATAAAGATTTCTAATAAGCCGGCAGATGTGGAGCATCCATATGGCCATGGAAAAGCCGAGGTAATTGTATCTGGAATCATCGGTATTTTGCTCTTCGTCGTTTCTCTTTATATTGTGTACGAAGGAATCGCCGGTTTCTTTCACCCTGTTGAAGCTCCGAGCTTTATCGCCTTTTGGGTAGGTTTGTTTTCATACATTGCCAAAGTATGCTTGTTTCGCTATTCAATGAATGTCGGCAAGAGAATGAATAGTAAAGCAATTGAGGCAATAGCCTATGATCATCAGGCAGATATTGTGGCTTCCCTGGCTGCGGCAATTGGTGTATTGATTTCATATCTGGGGGATAGGTTTGACATCGTGTTTCTCTTGTACGGAGATAAAGTGGCAAGTATTTTCGTCGCTTATTTGATTTTCAAGATTTCGAAGGAAATGATGACTGAGGCTTTTCATATCTTAATTGAGCGAAATGTAAACCAGGATCTCATGGATCAGTTCAAAGAAGTTGTATATCAATTCCCTGATGTTAAACGCATAGACAGGATTCGCGCACGTGAGCACGGGCATTACCTTATTATGGATATTCGTCTATCTATTGATCAAGATAAGACCATCAAGCAAGGACATGATCTTTCTCATGAAATCAAGGATGCGTTAAAGGGTAAATTTGAACAAATAGAGGAAGTGATGATCCATCTTAATCCATATTTTTCGGAATGA